A genomic segment from uncultured Marinifilum sp. encodes:
- a CDS encoding superoxide dismutase [Ni] — MKNLFKIIALPSLLILFMFTGNVNKSYAHCEIPCGIYADSLRVVLMSEHITTIEKSMKKITELSLADNIDYNQLVRWVNNKEEHAKKLQDIATQYFMFQRVKLSDNPEQIEKNQKMLTVLHEICVYAMKTKQTTDLNYISKLNELVHNFSHLYFGAAKHHHHH, encoded by the coding sequence ATGAAAAATTTATTTAAAATTATTGCTTTACCTTCATTGCTGATATTATTTATGTTTACAGGAAATGTGAATAAATCTTACGCACATTGCGAAATTCCATGTGGTATTTATGCCGATTCTCTTAGGGTGGTATTAATGAGTGAACATATTACTACCATCGAAAAAAGTATGAAAAAAATAACTGAACTATCCTTAGCCGATAATATCGATTATAATCAATTGGTACGTTGGGTAAATAATAAAGAAGAGCATGCTAAAAAACTACAGGATATTGCAACTCAGTATTTTATGTTTCAAAGAGTTAAGTTGAGCGATAATCCTGAGCAAATCGAAAAGAATCAAAAAATGCTGACTGTATTGCACGAAATATGTGTTTATGCTATGAAAACCAAACAAACAACCGATTTAAATTACATTAGTAAATTAAACGAATTGGTTCATAATTTTTCGCATTTGTATTTTGGTGCAGCAAAGCATCATCACCATCATTAA
- the sfsA gene encoding DNA/RNA nuclease SfsA has translation MIFPAKLVHGRLIKRYKRFLADIELDKGEIVVAHTANSGSMKSCLEEGAEVYLTYVDDPKRKTNYTWEMIKINDSWVGINTAVPNLLIYEAVKNQEIKALTGYTDVKREVRFDDSRFDVFAQNAQEECFIEVKNVSLKVDNYARFPDAVTVRGRKHLNTLMRVKKEGKRALMVYVIQRTDVDVFAPAIDIDPEYAETLKKAYQNGVEIYPIRAIVSPEKIVLGDILPFELEL, from the coding sequence ATGATTTTTCCAGCTAAGCTTGTTCATGGTAGATTAATAAAAAGATACAAACGCTTTTTGGCGGATATTGAATTAGATAAGGGTGAAATAGTTGTTGCGCATACTGCCAATTCGGGAAGTATGAAATCCTGTTTAGAGGAAGGTGCTGAGGTGTATTTAACTTATGTTGATGATCCGAAAAGGAAAACCAATTATACTTGGGAAATGATTAAAATTAATGATTCGTGGGTGGGAATAAACACGGCAGTACCAAACTTATTAATATATGAAGCTGTTAAAAATCAAGAAATAAAAGCTTTGACAGGATATACAGATGTTAAACGAGAAGTGCGTTTCGACGATAGTCGTTTCGATGTTTTTGCACAAAATGCACAAGAAGAATGTTTTATAGAGGTGAAAAATGTGAGTTTAAAAGTGGATAATTATGCTCGCTTTCCCGATGCGGTAACAGTTCGTGGCAGAAAACACTTAAATACATTAATGAGAGTAAAAAAGGAGGGCAAGCGTGCGCTTATGGTTTATGTAATTCAGCGAACTGATGTTGATGTATTTGCTCCGGCCATAGATATCGATCCCGAATATGCAGAAACACTAAAAAAAGCCTACCAAAATGGGGTGGAAATTTATCCAATACGAGCAATTGTAAGTCCCGAAAAAATTGTGCTTGGTGATATTTTGCCTTTTGAATTGGAGCTTTGA